A section of the Pseudomonas sp. FP453 genome encodes:
- a CDS encoding SfnB family sulfur acquisition oxidoreductase yields MTFSANVAVITSDEQALVVASDLAEDFRRDSAQRDRERRLPLPELDVFSRSGLWGISVPKEYGGAGVSNVTLAKVIALIAQADASLGQIPQNHFYALEVLRVNGTPAQQQRLYAEVLAGQRFGNALAELGTKTAHDRVTSITRDGDGFRISGRKFYSTGAIYAQRIPTSVVDEHGVQQLAFVPRDSAGLTVIDDWSGFGQRTTGSGSVVFDNVWVAAADVIPFQSAFERPTTVGPLAQILHAAIDTGIARAAFEDALHFVRTKTRPWIDSGNDKASEDPLTLKSFGHLSIRLHASEALLERAGEFLDRAQTDSNADTVAAASIAVAEVRALSTEISLAAGSTLFELAGSQATLAEHGLDRHWRNARVHTLHDPARWKYHAVGNYYLNDANPPLRGTI; encoded by the coding sequence ATGACTTTCTCTGCAAACGTCGCGGTTATCACCAGCGATGAACAAGCCCTTGTTGTCGCCAGCGACCTGGCCGAAGACTTCCGCCGCGACAGCGCCCAGCGCGACCGCGAACGCCGCCTGCCCTTGCCCGAACTGGACGTGTTCTCGCGCTCCGGCCTGTGGGGCATCAGCGTGCCGAAGGAATACGGCGGCGCGGGCGTGTCCAACGTCACCCTGGCCAAGGTCATCGCGCTGATCGCCCAGGCGGATGCGTCCCTGGGCCAGATCCCGCAAAACCATTTCTACGCCCTCGAAGTGCTGCGGGTGAACGGCACGCCAGCGCAGCAACAACGCCTGTACGCCGAGGTATTGGCCGGCCAGCGTTTCGGCAATGCCTTGGCCGAACTGGGCACCAAGACCGCCCACGACCGCGTCACCTCGATCACCCGTGACGGCGATGGTTTCCGCATCAGCGGCCGCAAGTTCTATTCCACCGGCGCGATCTACGCCCAGCGCATCCCCACCTCGGTGGTGGACGAACACGGCGTGCAGCAACTGGCCTTCGTGCCGCGTGACAGCGCCGGCCTGACGGTGATCGACGACTGGAGCGGCTTCGGCCAGCGCACCACCGGCAGCGGTTCGGTGGTGTTCGACAACGTGTGGGTCGCCGCCGCCGACGTGATCCCGTTCCAGAGCGCCTTCGAACGCCCGACCACCGTCGGCCCGCTGGCGCAGATCCTGCACGCCGCCATCGACACCGGCATCGCCCGCGCCGCCTTTGAAGATGCGCTGCACTTTGTGCGCACCAAGACCCGCCCGTGGATCGATTCCGGCAACGACAAGGCCAGCGAAGACCCACTGACCCTGAAAAGCTTCGGCCACCTGAGCATCCGCCTGCACGCCAGCGAAGCCTTGCTGGAACGCGCAGGCGAATTCCTCGACCGCGCCCAGACCGACAGCAACGCCGACACCGTCGCCGCCGCCTCGATAGCGGTGGCCGAAGTGCGCGCCCTGAGCACCGAGATTTCCCTGGCCGCCGGCAGCACCCTGTTCGAACTGGCCGGCAGCCAGGCGACCCTGGCCGAGCACGGCCTCGACCGCCACTGGCGCAACGCCCGCGTGCACACCCTGCACGACCCGGCGCGCTGGAAGTACCACGCGGTGGGCAATTACTACCTCAACGATGCAAACCCGCCGCTGCGGGGGACCATCTAA